Proteins from one Luteolibacter yonseiensis genomic window:
- a CDS encoding cytochrome c oxidase subunit I produces the protein MSSHAATSHAGHDAHHGDHHDDHHHHEQGFWSKYVFSTDHKMIGIQYGITAMCFLAFGFYLMMVMRWSIAYPHQPLPEWMSWVFTDGWKARWLQDGKVTGETYNMFGAMHGTIMVFLGIVPLGFGAFGNYVTPLQIGAIDMAFPRLNMASYWIYLAGGLVMCASFFLESGAAKSGWTNYSPLAGFADGQVVNQWLAGQTQWLVGLVLLITSSLLGSVNFITTIINLRVRGMTWMRMPFFVWAMLVTGFLLLLAFPPLEAAGIMQLMDRVGHSSFFMPSGLFTKSEGLADLSGGGSPLLFQHLFWFLGHPEVYVLLLPAFACVSEIIPANTRKPLWGYKSMVYSVMVLGFLSFVVWAHHMYMTGMGAAVSTFFQTTTVLISVPSVVIITAMLISLWGGSIRFTPPMIWACAFIPMFGIGGLTGLPLAFNLADLHLHDTYYVIGHFHYVVAPGILFGFFAGVLHWYPKITGRFMSKTLNHLHFWPSLICMNIIFFPMLVQGMAGFHRRWYNGGDAYLAKAADSVNVFGNTVVEKIDLNIIMSMGAWTMAFFQIFFIINLFTSWKYGKKVTSDNPWDATTLEWATPTPPGHGNFLKDPVTYRGPYEYSRPDCDEDFLPQWIEPKHTDHADKSDSKH, from the coding sequence ATGAGCTCTCACGCCGCCACTTCACACGCCGGGCACGACGCCCACCACGGGGATCATCACGACGATCACCATCACCACGAGCAGGGCTTCTGGTCGAAGTACGTCTTCTCGACGGACCACAAGATGATCGGCATCCAGTACGGGATCACCGCGATGTGTTTCCTCGCGTTCGGATTCTACCTGATGATGGTGATGCGCTGGAGCATCGCGTATCCGCACCAGCCGCTGCCGGAGTGGATGAGCTGGGTCTTCACCGACGGCTGGAAGGCCCGCTGGCTGCAGGACGGCAAGGTGACGGGTGAGACCTACAACATGTTCGGTGCGATGCACGGGACGATCATGGTTTTCCTCGGAATCGTGCCGCTGGGCTTCGGCGCCTTCGGCAACTACGTGACGCCGCTGCAGATCGGCGCGATCGACATGGCGTTCCCGCGCCTGAACATGGCCAGCTACTGGATCTACCTCGCGGGCGGTCTGGTGATGTGCGCCTCGTTCTTCCTCGAGTCCGGCGCGGCCAAGTCCGGCTGGACGAACTACTCTCCGCTCGCGGGATTCGCGGACGGCCAGGTGGTCAACCAATGGCTCGCGGGCCAGACGCAGTGGCTCGTCGGCCTGGTGCTGCTGATCACCTCCTCGCTTCTCGGTTCGGTGAACTTCATCACCACCATCATCAACCTGCGGGTCCGCGGCATGACGTGGATGCGCATGCCGTTCTTCGTCTGGGCGATGCTCGTGACCGGTTTCCTCCTCCTGCTCGCGTTCCCTCCGCTTGAAGCCGCCGGCATCATGCAGCTCATGGACCGCGTGGGCCACTCCTCCTTCTTCATGCCATCCGGCCTCTTCACGAAGAGCGAGGGTCTGGCGGATCTCTCCGGCGGTGGTTCGCCGCTGTTGTTCCAGCACTTGTTCTGGTTCCTGGGCCACCCCGAGGTTTACGTCCTTCTCCTTCCCGCCTTCGCCTGCGTCAGCGAGATCATCCCCGCGAACACCCGCAAGCCGCTCTGGGGCTACAAGTCGATGGTGTATTCCGTGATGGTCCTCGGTTTCCTCTCCTTCGTCGTCTGGGCCCACCACATGTACATGACGGGCATGGGCGCGGCGGTCTCCACCTTCTTCCAAACCACCACGGTCCTGATCTCGGTTCCTTCCGTGGTCATCATCACCGCGATGCTCATCTCGCTGTGGGGCGGTTCCATCCGTTTCACCCCGCCGATGATCTGGGCCTGCGCGTTCATCCCGATGTTCGGCATCGGTGGTCTGACCGGTCTTCCCCTGGCATTCAACCTGGCGGACCTCCACCTGCACGACACCTACTACGTGATCGGCCACTTCCACTACGTGGTGGCGCCGGGCATCCTCTTCGGCTTCTTCGCCGGGGTGCTCCACTGGTATCCGAAGATCACCGGACGCTTCATGAGCAAGACGCTCAACCACCTGCACTTCTGGCCGAGCCTGATCTGCATGAACATCATCTTCTTCCCGATGCTCGTGCAGGGCATGGCCGGATTCCACCGCCGCTGGTACAACGGTGGCGACGCCTACCTCGCGAAGGCGGCGGACAGCGTGAACGTCTTCGGCAACACCGTGGTGGAGAAAATCGACCTGAACATCATCATGTCGATGGGTGCCTGGACCATGGCGTTCTTCCAGATCTTCTTCATCATCAACCTCTTCACCTCGTGGAAGTATGGCAAGAAGGTCACCAGCGACAACCCGTGGGACGCCACCACCCTCGAGTGGGCGACACCGACGCCTCCGGGCCACGGAAACTTCCTCAAGGACCCGGTCACCTACCGCGGACCTTACGAATACAGCCGTCCTGACTGCGACGAGGATTTCCTCCCGCAATGGATCGAGCCGAAACACACGGACCACGCCGACAAGTCGGACTCGAAACACTAA